The nucleotide sequence GCCAGCGCCAGCCGCGCCACCAAGGCTCACCCGCCAGCCGCGCGCTGAATTGCGCTTCTTCCGCCACGCCGCGCAACGCCGCCGCCAACTCATCCGCCGTTTGCAAGCGCTGTTCACGATCTTTGCGCAATACACTCGTCACCAATCGTTGCAACGGTGCGGGCATCGAATCCGGCAACGCGGGCGCTCCCGCCTCCAAAATCGCCGCCAGCGTTTCGGTCGCTGTCGCGCGGTGAAAGGGCGTGCGCCCGGTCAGCATTTCGTAAAGCACGACGCCCAGGCTGAAGACATCGGTGCGCGCATCCACACTGCCACCACGCGCCTGTTCGGGCGACATATAGCGAATCGTGCCCAGCAAGGCGCCCGCCGCCGTGTGGGATTGTGGCCCTCTTTGGAAAATGCCGATGGCGGATGGCGGATTGTCTTCGTCGTGCGTGTCGTCCTGCGCTGAATCAAGCGCAGCGCCGGTCAGTTTCGCCAAGCCGAAATCCAACACTTTGACGAAGCCGTCATGCCGCAACATCACATTCTCGGGCTTGATGTCGCGATGCACGATGCCGGCGGCGTGCGCGGCGGCGAGTGCCGTGGCGATTTGTTGGGCGATGTTGAGCGCCTCATTGACGGGCAGCGGGCGGCTTGCAGAAAGCTGGGCGTTCAAGTGCGCGCGCAGGGTCTGGCCGTCTACGAACTCGTTGACGATGAAATAGGAGCCTTCGTGCTGCCCCGTGTCATAGAGCGTGACGATGTTGGGATGGTTGAGCGCGGTGGTGGCGCGGGCTTCCTGCTCGAAACGCCGCACGCGCCCTGGTTGTTGGCTGAATTGCGGCGGCAAGAGTTTTAACGCGACCTGCCGGTGCAAGCGCGTGTCTTCAGCCAGGAAGACCTGGCCCATGCCGCCGACGCCGAGCACGGAGAGCAGTTGGTATTGGCCGATGGTGCTGCCCAAACGCGCGTTCAACGCAGCTTGCCCCGCGCCGCTGAGCAAGGGTGGTTCAAACGCCGGTTGCGACAGAAAGCTGCCCGCTTCATTGCGCGCGGCCAGCAGCGATTCGACTTCGCAGCGCACCGCTTCTTCACCAGCGCAAACACGCGCTAGGTACGCGGCACGCTCAGTCTCAGGCAGGTCGAGCGCGTCGTAATACAGCGCTTCGATGCGCGGCCATTGCGCGGCATCAGGCATGGCTGGCTCCCTTGCGCAATTCGCGGTACAGCCAGGTCTGGGCGAAATCCCAATCACGCGCGACCGTGCGCGGCGAGACGCGCAAGACTTCCGCCGTCTCGTCGGCATTCAACCCGGCGAAAAAGCGCAACTCGACGACGCGGCTTTTGCGGGCGTCAAAGGCAGCCAGTGCATTCAAGGCATCATCCAGCGCCAGCAAGTCGGGGCGCTGTTGTCCGATCACGTCGGCGGCTTCGCTCAAGGAAACGTGCAGGCCCTGGCGTTTCTGGTACTGCCGTTTGCGCGCCTCGTCCACCAGGATTTGACGCATCAGCGTGGCGGCCATGCCGAAAAAATGCGCGCGGTTTTGCCAATTGGAATTTTGCCAGTCAATCAATTTCAACCAGGCTTCGTTGACGAGCGCGGTGGTTTGCAACAGCGCATCGGGCGGACGTTTGTGCAGGTAATGATGCGCCAGGCGGCGCAATTCGCCGTCCACCAGCGGGGCCAGTTGCTCCAGCGCCGACTGATCGCCCTGGCCCCAGGCCAGCAACAGTTGTGAGACGCGATGCGGTGAGGTCGTCTGTTCGGCAGTCATAATCGCCTTCCTTATTTTACCAAGACCGCGCGTGGGACGCGCGCAGACTTGGACGTGTGCTTGGGGACTGAAAAAAAGTGCGCCGGGCATGGCAGCTTGCGCCGACATTTCCCGTTTTACTTGAATGGAAGCGATGAAGAAATCGTTTCTGCTCGGGGAGCGAAGCGCCGCTGGTTTCGTCGCTGGTGGGCGTTTCGTTTTCCCAAGCGGAGCGGCTTTTGGGGCCGTCCTACTTGCCCTTATTCGCTGAAGTAACTTGAACAACTTGATTCGCTGGCCTGTGCGAACGGCACCGATTGTAGCGTCACCCGGCCAGCAATACAACGGCCCCCGCTGCCAGCCTGCACGAATTTTATAGGCTGACGGCGAGAGAGCGCCACAGCAAAGTCCTATCCGGTTGCATTCGCGGACACCCAAGGTGTCCTGACAGACAGGCACGCGCCAGCACGACTGGCCGCCTGTTTCACGATGCTTACAACGGAGGAACTATGTTCAAACAGATTTTGTCATTTGTACTCAGCGCCTGTTGCGCTGGTTTGCTGTCCACAGCCGTGACCGCGCAAGGCAACAGTTACGGTTATTTGCTGGCCGGGCCGGGCGGCACGGCGCCCAATGGCGGCGGGGCGACGCTGCAAATTGCGGGCGGCGGCGAAGGCGTTTTCAAAAACGGCGCGGGTTTCGGCGCGGAACTCGGTTACCTGTTGCCCTTTGAAGCACCCGGCAGCGGGCTGGGCACGTTCGCGCTGAACGGCTCCTATCACTTTCTCAAAGCGGGCGGCAAGACGGTGCCGTTCGTCACGGGCGGGTACAGCGGCTTTTTCCGCAGCGGGTATCTCAACGGCGTCAATTTCGGCGTAGGCGCCAATTACTGGTTCAAAGAACGCACGGGCTTACGCGTCGAATTCCGCGACAACATCGCGGTGGGCAATGGCGATGCCGTGCATTTTTTGAACGTGCGGGCGGGTGTGACCTTCCGCTAACACCATCATTGCTGCCAGCGTGGCTGCTCTCAAGCAGCCACGCTGGCAGTGCACAGCTAACAACTGCATCGTAAAAAAGGAGAGCCACAATGCAAACCAAACGGCAATGGTTTATTTCCGCAACGCTGACGCTGCTGTTGACACTCTTCAGCGCGGCCACTTCCAACTTCATGCGCGTCCACGCCCAAGACGATGTCTTTGGCCGCCGCGCGCCACGTTGCACGCTGGGCACGGCCAGCGGCACCTATGGCTACCACATGGAAGGCCAGATCATTGGCGCTGGCCCCTTCCTAGTCAACGGATTGTTCACGCACCGGCCTGACGGCACGATGGATGCCGAAGTGCAACTCGTCGTCGGTCCGCAAAGTTTCCCCGCCTCAGGTACCGGCGG is from Acidobacteriota bacterium and encodes:
- a CDS encoding sigma-70 family RNA polymerase sigma factor; translated protein: MTAEQTTSPHRVSQLLLAWGQGDQSALEQLAPLVDGELRRLAHHYLHKRPPDALLQTTALVNEAWLKLIDWQNSNWQNRAHFFGMAATLMRQILVDEARKRQYQKRQGLHVSLSEAADVIGQQRPDLLALDDALNALAAFDARKSRVVELRFFAGLNADETAEVLRVSPRTVARDWDFAQTWLYRELRKGASHA